A genomic stretch from Sphaerodactylus townsendi isolate TG3544 linkage group LG15, MPM_Stown_v2.3, whole genome shotgun sequence includes:
- the LOC125444057 gene encoding olfactory receptor 1020-like, which yields MSNVTIVTGFLLLEFSEERMLQILHFVVFLAMYLMVMIGNLLIIILVTLNTHLHTPMYFFLINLSVVDLGSTSVTIPKAMFNALMNTRWISFYECAAQMFFFVHFLSSDIFLLTIMAYDRYVAICYPLHYVSVMNWGRCIQMMDTVHEVRQNATVVTEFILLGLSSNPEAQLILFGLFLLIYLVVLIGNTLLFLLISFNKSLHSPMYFFLGNLSLVDIGYTTSTVPKMLTNFLFQDRTISIAGCFSQMYFFISFGGIECLLLGVMAYDRYAAICHPLHYSVLMRPQVCIILAATAWILGLANSGVHSGMLSRLSFCQDNVIHHFFCDIPPLFQLSCSDTQANQIATFVVGGGVVMSSFLVTLVSYVYIAMAILRIRTKEGRLKAFSTCTSHLTVVNIYFGTIIFTYLKPNSTYSQEQDRALPVLYGIIVPMLNPIIYSLRNKDVKRTLWNAVGSSKQDKVINL from the exons ATGTCCAATGTTACCATCGTAACGGGTTTCCTGCTGCTGGAATTTTCTGAGGAAAGAATGCTTCAGATTCTACACTTTGTCGTCTTCTTAGCAATGTACTTGATGGTCATGATAGGGaacctcctcatcatcatcttggTAACCCTCAACACCCACCTGCACACCCCAATGTACTTCTTTCTCATCAACTTGTCAGTGGTTGACCTTGGATCTACCTCTGTTACGATTCCTAAAGCCATGTTCAATGCACTCATGAACACAAGGTGGATTTCATTTTATGAGTGTGCTGCACAAATGTTTTTCTTTGTCCACTTCCTGTCATCAGATATATTCCTCCTCACCATTATGGCCTATGATCGATATGTTGCCATCTGTTACCCACTGCACTATGTATCTGTCATGAACTGGGGACGCTGCATCCAGATG ATGGATACAGTACATGAAGTGCGGCAGAATGCCACAGTTGTCACTGAATTTATACTCCTGGGACTCTCCAGCAATCCTGAAGCCCAGCTCATTCTTTTTGGTCTCTTTCTGCTCATCTACTTGGTGGTCCTGATTGGGAAcacccttcttttcctcctcatcAGTTTCAACAAAAGTCTCCATAGCCCCATGTACTTCTTCCTGGGTAATCTTTCTCTAGTAGACATTGGGTATACCACTTCCACAGTGCCCAAGATGCTGACAAATTTTCTCTTCCAGGACAGGACTATTTCCATAGCTGGTTGCTTCTCCCAGATGTACTTCTTTATCTCCTTTGGTGGCATCGAATGCCTCCTGCTAGGTGTGATGGCGTATGACCGATATGCTGCCATTTGCCACCCCCTGCATTACAGTGTGCTCATGAGGCCCCAAGTTTGTATCATTTTAGCAGCTACTGCTTGGATTCTAGGCTTGGCTAACTCAGGCGTGCACTCCGGCATGCTTTCTCGTTTGTCCTTCTGTCAGGACAATGTCATCCATCACTTTTTCTGTGACATCCCACCCCTTTTCCAGCTGTCTTGTTCTGACACCCAAGCTAATCAAATTGCTACCTTTGTAGTGGGTGGAGGTGTGGTAATGAGTTCCTTTCTGGTTACTCTCGTGTCTTACGTATACATAGCAATGGCCATCCTCAGGATCCGCACCAAAGAAGGGCGTCTCAAGGCTTTCTCGACCTGTACCTCTCACCTCACTGTAGTAAATATTTACTTTGGCACCATAATTTTCACATACCTGAAGCCCAACTCCACATATTCTCAGGAGCAGGACCGAGCCTTGCCTGTTCTGTATGGGATCATTGTACCTATGCTTAATCCAATTATATACAGTTTACGGAATAAGGATGTGAAAAGGACACTTTGGAATGCCGTGGGTAGTTCTAAACAAGATAAAGTGATCAATTTGTAA